Proteins encoded in a region of the Quercus lobata isolate SW786 chromosome 8, ValleyOak3.0 Primary Assembly, whole genome shotgun sequence genome:
- the LOC115957589 gene encoding signaling peptide TAXIMIN 1 has translation MCSGDGECRPLGFLLGLPFAFLSLIISIIGLVIWIVGLLLSCICPCCLCVTVIVEMALELVKAPIHVMGWFTSQIPC, from the exons ATGTGCTCTGGAGACGGTGAGTGCAGGCCACTGGGCTTTCTACTGGGCCTTCCCTTTGCGTTTCTCTCCCTCATCATCTCCATCATCGGCCTCGTCATCTGGATCGTCGG ATTGTTGCTGAGCTGTATATGCCCGTGCTGTTTGTGCGTGACCGTGATTGTGGAGATGGCTTTGGAGTTGGTCAAAGCCCCAATTCATGTTATGGGGTGGTTTACTTCTCAGATTCCTTGTTAA
- the LOC115957542 gene encoding uncharacterized protein LOC115957542 isoform X2 produces MQRLKFKSMLSPTLQWSFSASLPPLNFKPCSSLQYSPWPGLQAWRESPLNENRIWGPNGPQSLVLQSPSSAVDNCDSSIGSASSLAELGALVLSTSDPLTKSKLSHLAYSRWRRENLPLGLVSDPPSRPARPLKPELVSPKEIPTPKNSGLPLNAYMLHNLAHVELNAIDLAWDTVVRFSPFSEILGEGFFADFAHVADDESRHFGWCLQRLSELGFKYGDMPAHNLLWRECEKSSDNVAARLAVIPLVQEARGLDAGPRLVQRLVGFGDLRTSNIVARIADEEVAHVAVGVFWFVSVCQKMGRAPCSTFKDLLNEYNVELKGPFNYSARDKAGLPRDWYDTSSLKMQDKSDKQDKNEKLSLVYDRLASIISMESENSSLNRPPR; encoded by the exons ATGCAGCGtctcaaattcaaatccatgcTCTCCCCAACACTACAATGGTCCTTCAGCGCCTCTCTCCCTCCCCTTAACTTCAAGCCCTGTTCCTCTTTGCAATACTCACCATGGCCAGGTCTTCAAGCCTGGAGAGAGAGCCCTCTCAACGAGAACCGTATTTGGGGACCCAATGGCCCACAATCTCTTGTACTACAGTCACCATCTTCAGCGGTCGACAACTGTGACAGTTCCATAGGCTCTGCTTCCTCCCTAGCGGAGCTTGGTGCTCTAGTCCTCTCCACCAGTGACCCTCTCACCAAGTCCAAGCTTTCCCATTTGGCATACTCAAGGTGGCGCCGCGAGAATCTCCCGCTTGGGTTGGTGTCGGACCCGCCTTCTCGACCTGCTCGGCCACTCAAACCCGAATTG GTTTCCCCGAAGGAAATTCCGACCCCAAAAAATTCAGGTTTGCCTCTTAATGCTTACATGCTCCATAATCTTGCTCATGTGGAGCTGAATGCAATTGATTTGGCATGGGATACTGTTGTTCGGTTTTCACCCTTTAGTGAGATTCTTGGGGAGGGATTCTTTGCTGACTTTGCACATGTTGCTGATGATGAGAGTCGCCATTTTGGTTGGTGTTTGCAAAGACTCTCTGAGCTTGGTTTCAA ATATGGAGATATGCCTGCTCATAATCTGCTCTGGAGGGAGTGTGAGAAATCATCTGACAATGTTGCTGCGCGTTTAGCAGTGATCCCACTTGTCCAG GAGGCTAGAGGACTTGATGCTGGACCACGACTGGTGCAAAGATTGGTTGGCTTTGGAGATCTCAGGACATCTAACATTGTGGCTAGAATTGCTGATGAAGAAGTTGCACATGTAGCTGTTGGTGTATTCTGGTTTGTTTCAGTCTGCCAAAAAATGGGTCGTGCCCCTTGTTCCACTTTTAAAG ATTTATTAAATGAGTACAATGTGGAGTTGAAAGGGCCCTTCAATTATTCAGCTCGGGATAAAGCTGGCCTTCCTCGTGACTG GTATGATACATCATCATTAAAAATGCAGGATAAGAGCGATAAACAGGACAAAAATGAGAAGCTTTCTTTG GTTTATGATAGGCTTGCTTCCATCATTTCTATGGAGAGTGAGAACTCAAGTTTGAATAGGCCTCCTAGATGA
- the LOC115957542 gene encoding uncharacterized protein LOC115957542 isoform X1, translating into MQRLKFKSMLSPTLQWSFSASLPPLNFKPCSSLQYSPWPGLQAWRESPLNENRIWGPNGPQSLVLQSPSSAVDNCDSSIGSASSLAELGALVLSTSDPLTKSKLSHLAYSRWRRENLPLGLVSDPPSRPARPLKPELVSPKEIPTPKNSGLPLNAYMLHNLAHVELNAIDLAWDTVVRFSPFSEILGEGFFADFAHVADDESRHFGWCLQRLSELGFKYGDMPAHNLLWRECEKSSDNVAARLAVIPLVQEARGLDAGPRLVQRLVGFGDLRTSNIVARIADEEVAHVAVGVFWFVSVCQKMGRAPCSTFKDLLNEYNVELKGPFNYSARDKAGLPRDWYDTSSLKMQDKSDKQDKNEKLSLVCDLGLQTSCKTNFRNFFYSLFLAKGNVAYQTIGTGL; encoded by the exons ATGCAGCGtctcaaattcaaatccatgcTCTCCCCAACACTACAATGGTCCTTCAGCGCCTCTCTCCCTCCCCTTAACTTCAAGCCCTGTTCCTCTTTGCAATACTCACCATGGCCAGGTCTTCAAGCCTGGAGAGAGAGCCCTCTCAACGAGAACCGTATTTGGGGACCCAATGGCCCACAATCTCTTGTACTACAGTCACCATCTTCAGCGGTCGACAACTGTGACAGTTCCATAGGCTCTGCTTCCTCCCTAGCGGAGCTTGGTGCTCTAGTCCTCTCCACCAGTGACCCTCTCACCAAGTCCAAGCTTTCCCATTTGGCATACTCAAGGTGGCGCCGCGAGAATCTCCCGCTTGGGTTGGTGTCGGACCCGCCTTCTCGACCTGCTCGGCCACTCAAACCCGAATTG GTTTCCCCGAAGGAAATTCCGACCCCAAAAAATTCAGGTTTGCCTCTTAATGCTTACATGCTCCATAATCTTGCTCATGTGGAGCTGAATGCAATTGATTTGGCATGGGATACTGTTGTTCGGTTTTCACCCTTTAGTGAGATTCTTGGGGAGGGATTCTTTGCTGACTTTGCACATGTTGCTGATGATGAGAGTCGCCATTTTGGTTGGTGTTTGCAAAGACTCTCTGAGCTTGGTTTCAA ATATGGAGATATGCCTGCTCATAATCTGCTCTGGAGGGAGTGTGAGAAATCATCTGACAATGTTGCTGCGCGTTTAGCAGTGATCCCACTTGTCCAG GAGGCTAGAGGACTTGATGCTGGACCACGACTGGTGCAAAGATTGGTTGGCTTTGGAGATCTCAGGACATCTAACATTGTGGCTAGAATTGCTGATGAAGAAGTTGCACATGTAGCTGTTGGTGTATTCTGGTTTGTTTCAGTCTGCCAAAAAATGGGTCGTGCCCCTTGTTCCACTTTTAAAG ATTTATTAAATGAGTACAATGTGGAGTTGAAAGGGCCCTTCAATTATTCAGCTCGGGATAAAGCTGGCCTTCCTCGTGACTG GTATGATACATCATCATTAAAAATGCAGGATAAGAGCGATAAACAGGACAAAAATGAGAAGCTTTCTTTGGTATGTGATCTTGGCCTTCAAACCTCATGTAAAactaattttagaaactttttttacTCCTTATTTTTGGCAAAAGGAAATGTAGCATATCAAACAATTGGTACAGGTTTATGA